In Falco cherrug isolate bFalChe1 chromosome W unlocalized genomic scaffold, bFalChe1.pri SUPER_W_unloc_1, whole genome shotgun sequence, the DNA window CGGTGGTTGCTTCCACCATTGGAAGCACATGGCGCTTGTCTTGGTGGGTCTGTGGGAGTGTGATATAGTCAATTTGCCAAGCCTcaccatatttatatttcagccaTCGTCCTCTATGCCACAGAGGCTTTAACCGCTTGGCTTGATTAATTGCAGCgcatgtttcacattcatgaaTTACCTGTTGTAAGAGTCGGTCTAAAAAGAAtgatattgtctcaacattgctaacagagacctggagatggaacgtggtcctcatggacaccgAGACCCAGTGACCctgaaggagaactgcatggtacgaggagtactatgccgctTCCTGATACCCGGCACTGGAAGGAACAACTACAATAAGGCCacataacagctgtccagaagatgaaTCACAACCGTTGTCATAACAACGAACCAGAACATGAGTGCTTGAGAAGGCAGAGACTGACAACATtccatgggccagaggaggagcaatGTGTGTTGCTCAGCATAAAAGAGGACTCCTTAGCAACCGAATTTTgggagatcttccccaccaaggataACAACAATCGGAAGGACAGGCAGGATGCTGCttggacctgggaccatagggacccgtggtggtagctataaacctctttccttttctttttactttatcttttcttcactttctgtctttctacctatcgCACACTGCTTtacgggcaaacaataaaattgtgctgtttgattgaagcataaccccttgtCATGGTCGCCTTGATTTTTTGCGCTTTGAGATCATAGTAAACGAACCATCACAAGTCCACTGAGTGCTGAGTGGACTGTGACACCTGTGCAATAGTGTCCATGGTTAAGTCCACCCCTCGATCTCAGGCCCATCTATATGTTGCATCTTATCCTTGATGGCTTGAGGTGTTATGGGCCCACCGAGCTATAAATAATTCACCTTTATGTTGCCAATCCAAATCTACTTAAGCCACTTCAATCTTGGCTGCTTGATCTACCTGCTGGTTGTTTAAATGTTCTTCAGTGGCCCGACTCTTGGGTACATGAGCATCTACATGACGTACCTTTACAACCAGGTTCTCCACCTGAGCAGCAATATCTTGCCATAATGCAGCAGCCCATATGGGTTCACCTCTGTGTTGCCAATtactttccttccatttctatAACCACCCCCATAGGGCATTTTCCACCATCCATGAGTCAGTATAGAGGTAAagtgttggggtctgcagcgggtctgcagacaagttagttgacttcaaagacttagccgtgtacctttaagacagccacaaattgtcaggtatgtaaacaggatgtgaagaatcaGAACTTAGAGCcacagcatacgggcacctacagcaacagcaaatagcaagcaagaagaaggacacaaaaacctatcagggtctgacacctgCACTGTCTTAGATATATAcatagtttgtataaacaataaaagccattttgttcgaacccagccacgcagacatagtgtttcttttcagtccgcctcgacttgcgtcaccacatttggtgaccccgacgtgcCTATATGATCCCAGTAAAGGGTATCAAAAAGAGATTCTGAGACTGTGCCAACGTGACCCCGGTAAGGGGTGTCAGGAGTGATCCTGAAACTGTGACCAGCGGGTTGCTGGGGAGGTGGAGCCTGGTGAAGGGGAGTAGCACAGCGAGCAGCTGCAAGATCCCGGGAGAAGGTGAGGACACCGGTAAAgtgagccaccagggacaaCATGGGGAGTAAGTTATCTAAAGAAGATACCATGGTGCTATCAATGTGGCAATTAGTATTAGAGAAGCGTGGAATTACTTTAGATGGGCTTCGGTTAAAAGATATGTTATTGTGGGCCAAAACACATGGAGTGGAAATGTCTCCCGCGACTGCTCTTAGTGTGTGGACCTGGGACAATTTAGGATCAACACTGTGAGAAGCTCTGGAAAAAGGGTTTTTGCTTACCTGGGGACTGCTTAGACATGTTGTAGGGGGCTTCAAGAATCTGCAAGACGCAAATGGGTgcttgcaaaatcagcaaaatgcgaATGGGGGCTTGCCAAATCAGCAAAATGCGACTGGGGGCTTGCAAAAACAGCAAAATGCGAGTGGAGATTTGCAGAGTCCACAAGACACAAGTGGGGGCTTAAAAACTCAGCAAAATGCGAATGAGGGTACGTCGTTCAAACCTCCCCTGTATCCCCCTCCAGAATACAGACAAGaggatgagggggtgggggagggggagagtctGTGTCCCTTACCAGACGCCACTCTCCAATGCCCCGAATCCCCTAAATCTCTCCAACTGCATCGACTTATACTTGATACCGATTCCGAGGACGAGGATGACAAGCAGAAACCTCAGTGGACCGATCCCAGCCCCCCTGACTCCCCCCAGCCCGCACGCCTTCCCCCCTCggctccgccccccccccccccccacccgtCCCCTCGGCACCGCCCATCCCGCCCGCCCCCTCGGCTCCGGCCCTGCCTGCGCAGGATGGAAATGCCGAAAACCCGGATTCGGGTCCAGCTACGACAACGTTATCAGTCACAGGCAGTGAAAAAGTTGGAGGTGGTAAAAATCAAGTTTCCAGTGGTACATTAATGACGCGCGACCCTCGGCGATTTTGGCAGGCTATAAGAGATGAGGCATTAAAAGATGGAAACTGGGATTTAGTAGAACAGATAGGCAGACCACTCCTTGATTCTCCTACTCCTTCCACCGATGCACCGCACGCATATCCTATTGTATTGGGAGATGTGGCTGCTGGTAATCCTCACGTTCATACACCATTTGCTTGGAAAGTAGTACAGGActtgcaaaaaaatgtttctcagtACAGGGTGAATTCACCGCCTACAGTGCAGTTGCTGTGTTTGCTAACCATGGATGCTTTGACTCCTTTTGATATTTCTCAGCTGGCACAGATTATGTTCCAACCTGCGCAACTAGCCATTTTCCACGCCACGTGGCGAAcaactgcagaacagcaggGACTGCATAATTTGAATCTTCCACGAGGTGATCCCCGGTTTGCTCATGGGCCTGATCTGTTGATGGGTCTTGGGCAGTATGCCAATCCTCAAGTTCAAGCTCAGTGGCCCACCATAGTATTAGATCAGGTAAAAAATGTAGGCATGCTAGCCATATTGAAAACTGCACAATTAGCAGAGCCAAAACAGCGTTATACGGCAATTAAGCAAGGTCCAAAAGAACCATTTTTGCCATTTGTGGAAAACTTGCAACATGCTGTTGCTTCTCAAGTGTTTGACCCTCACCTGCGTGACATGCTAGTAAGGCAACTAGCCAAAGATAATGCTAATATTGATTGTCAAAAAGTAATAGAAGGATTACCAGGTGAACCCAGTTTAGAAGCAATGATATCAGCCTGTGACAAGGTGGGCACCGTGGAACACAAACTAACAGTACTAGCTGCTATGCAAATGAAATGTTATTCTTGTGGTAAATTAGGACATCGTAAACAGGACTGCCCCTCCAAAAAACAACAAGCGCCACGACCTAAACTGTCCTCAGCGATGATTCCTTGTCTTCGCTGTGGAAAGAAAgggcattttgcaaaacaatgtAATTCTCGTTACAATAAAGAAGGTTTTCTCCTACCACGCCAGGGAAACGCTCACAAGAGCGCGAGGAGGCGTGCAATGACACAAGTACCTCAGGTTGTTATACCAACCGGCCAGCCTTATGTGACCAATTATCAGGGAGGACCCAGGGATCAGCAGGGATGGATGTATACACCAGTGAATCAGTAACCCTAACCAACCATGGAGTGTTTAAGGTCCCTTTGAATGCTCAGGGGCCAATAGGGAAAGGCCTTAGTGCCTTACTAATAGGTCGATCTAGTACTACTTTACAAAAATATCCAAGTACATGTCGGTGTTATTGATGCAGACTTTACAGGTCAAATATGTGCCTTAGTTTCTACACCTGTGCCTCCTGTTACAATTCCAAAAAATACACGCCTTGCTCAACTTGTGCCTTTTGTGAGTTGTGTTCCCAGAACAGAGCCTAGGTGGTAGGGTGATGAAGGATTAGGCTCCACAGGAAAACCTCACGTATGTTGGACACAAGAACTATCTTCACAACGACCCAACCTGACCTGCACCTTGGCGTTATCGGGAGGCACTCCTGCAGAAGTGAGATTGAGCAGTCTTCTGGATACCGGAGCAGACGTAACTGCCTCCAAAGACTGGCCACCTCAATGGCCTCTGGTAAATAATGCAGCAGGAGTTGTAGGTCTGGGGGGCGTGACTAATAGCTACTTGTCTGTAAAACCTATACAGATCAAAACGCAAGAAGGACAGACAGACTGCTGCCATCTGCCCATACGTTGCCACCGCACCATTTACTTTGTGGGGTCAAGATTGTTTAGGACAGTGGGGAGTTCGTATCACCACGGATTTTTAACTGGGGCCACTGTACTGCAGGGACTGAAACAGCCTACCCTTGGTCTCACTTGGTTAACTGACATGCCAGTATGGGTAGATCAGTGGCCCCTGCCCCAAGAAAAGCTGTATGCCCTGCATGAATTAGTTACAGAACAGTTACACGCAGGCCACATTGAAGAATCACATAGCCCATGGAACACTCCTGTAGTTGTGATAAAAAAGAAGTCTGGTAAATGGCGATTATTGCATGACCTGCGTAAAGTCAATGTAGTGATGGCCCCTATGGGGGCCTTACAGCCAGGATTGCCATCTGCCACCATACCACTGGACTGGGACATTTTAGTTATTGATctgaaagattgtttttttACCATTCCTTTAGAtccaaaagacaaagaaaagtttgcttttacagTACCATCTAGAAATAATTCTGAGCCCACAAAACGGTACCACTGGACCGTGCTGCCGCAGGGCATGAGAAACTCGCCAACCATTTGTCAATGGTTTGTGGCCCAAGCCCTGAGCTCTGTGAGAGACAAATACAAGGATGTTTACTGTTATCATTACATGGATGACattctgctggcagcactgtcAACAGAACTGCTGGACGTAGTTGGAAAAGCTGCCAGACATAGCTTAGCAGAGTTTGGATTGGTTGTAGCTCCTGAAAAAGTTCAGAGACAAGAGccttggaaatatctgggcaTGGATGTGATGAAAAGAACTGTGTCTCCACAACCTATCAAATTAAAATTGGACATAAAGACTTTGAATGATGTCCAAAAACTTGCAGGAATGCTAAATTGGTTACGGCCTTATTTAGGCCTTACTAATGAACAAATGCAACCTCTTTTGCAACTTTTAAAAGGAGACACAGATCTTTTAGCCCCAAGGTATTTAACGCCTGCAGCCTTAGCACTTGTGAATGAAGTTGAACAATTGATCTCTTTGTGACATGTGTGGCGTGTAGATATCACGCTTCCtttaagtggttttattttagtgGACCAATCTTCCCCTTATGCTATGTTGGCCCAATGGAACCAGGCTTGGGAAGATCCGCTGCATGTACTTGAATGGTTGTTTTTGCCTTTGCAGCCTAAGAAAACTGCTGTTGAATGGTATGAACTTGTTGCCGATTTGATCATAAAAATCCAAAAAAGATGTTTAGAGTTGACTGGAGCTGATCCCTGTACAACAATACTATGTTGAATGGGCGCTGTTAAATTCTGCTGCCCTTCAAGTGGCTCTTGCCAATTTTCAAGGGCAAATTCAGTACCATCACCCACCTCATCCACTTCTGAAAATGACTGTACATCTAACTTTGCAGCCACGGCAACTAAGTCAAAGACAACCAGTTGAAGGTGACACAGTATTTACAGATGGATctggaaaaatgggaaaagccgcagttgcttggaaaaaaaatgggcaatGGCATTCCCAAATTGTATATCAGGAAGGATCCCTGCAAGTTGTAGAATTACGGGCTGCGGCTTtggcatttcagtattttccaggCCCTCTTAATCTTGTTACTGATTCGGCATATGTAGCAGCCCTCCTTCCCAAGCTAGATATGGCTGTCTTTGGCCATGTCAACAACCCCAAGCTTTTTGCAGTTTTGACTCTAGTTTGGGAAGAGATTCGGAAACGCCATTCTCCGTATTATGTTATGCATGTTAATAGCCATACTTCCCTACCTGGTTTTATAATTGAAGGCAATGCTAGAGTTGATGCTCTaatttctgtggctctgtcagTGCCTGTTCCTGATGTCCATCAGCAAGCCGTGTTAGCCCACCAATTCTATCAGAATTGGCGATCCTTGTATCACCAGTTTGGCCAAAAGGgtctctctcaggctgctgcacgcAGTATTGTTGCAGACTGTCCAGACTGTCAAAATGTTACTCCTGTGCCAAATTatggagttaatcctagaggccTTCAAGCTTTACAACTTTGGCAAACAGATGTAACTCATTGCAATGAGTTTGGCAGACAAAAATACGTCCATGTTACAATAGATACCTATTCTACTGCAATGATTGCTACTGCCCACACAGGTGAGACCAGTCGTGACGTCATTCGGCACTGGCAACGCGCTTTTTCTGTGCTCGGTGTCCCTCtggtgttggggctcttgctgtattgaatgattatactgaactctgaagcaagtggaaaaatactgaagaaataagacgaggttacggccagaacagtgggatgaagaaaaaggagcaaattgcagatgtttgctcaaaaccaaggccaacgggacgtgataagaggagctgggaaaccgcagaaaggagcctacatgccagaacaagcagaaacagaaatcttcccagtaaacaattgttaaccaatcatattattatacgcttgtaaaatagccaaccacattattgcacgcttatagaatgccttataaaagtctacctggtttgtacaataaacggatcagatcttgaactctgtgagtatttgaatctgactcccgctcgcccgaaatgcccgcagcactCTTGAAATCAAAACAGACCGTGGACCTGCCTATAGTTCCAGGCCTGTCAGTCAGTTCCTTTCCCAATGGGGTATCTCCCACAAATTTGGAATTCTCCATTCCCCTACGGGCCAAGCCACTGTTGAACGCATGAATGGTACTCTTAAATGCcagcttgaaaaacaaaaagggggaatgaagggaatgactCCAGAAGCACGATTGGAGAAAGCAtgttatgttttgaactttctgaaaatctctgccgACTatgcggtgcctcccattgtgcGACATTTTATGTCaattggtgacaagcagcaaaagcatgaaggtgtcttagtacgcATGAAAGACCCTCGTACCGGGCATTGGTCGGGACCACatgaattgttaacttgggggagaggttatgcttgtgtttctacagatgaaggtctacgatggatacctgctcgctgtctacggcctgagcttagcgtgccggattgtgggagcgctgctgccgccagtcaacccaGCAACTAATGTGTGGcctccttactgaaccagtccttgtttggtgtgcccttccttgaaattgacttgcagacattgttggaaaaaagtgaatgtatgcggaaatgaagaatcttactgaaagtctTGATATTTTCgataattgattacctctgtataatgttaacccaaaagaagtcaatattgtttgcactttaAATGTCGATACCTTGTTTATTAGacagttaagaatgtgagtcaaatttgccaccattatatacaaaacagagcaactactggtttttgttgttggctcaa includes these proteins:
- the LOC114015860 gene encoding endogenous retrovirus group K member 5 Gag polyprotein-like, translated to MTRDPRRFWQAIRDEALKDGNWDLVEQIGRPLLDSPTPSTDAPHAYPIVLGDVAAGNPHVHTPFAWKVVQDLQKNVSQYRVNSPPTVQLLCLLTMDALTPFDISQLAQIMFQPAQLAIFHATWRTTAEQQGLHNLNLPRGDPRFAHGPDLLMGLGQYANPQVQAQWPTIVLDQVKNVGMLAILKTAQLAEPKQRYTAIKQGPKEPFLPFVENLQHAVASQVFDPHLRDMLVRQLAKDNANIDCQKVIEGLPGEPSLEAMISACDKVGTVEHKLTVLAAMQMKCYSCGKLGHRKQDCPSKKQQAPRPKLSSAMIPCLRCGKKGHFAKQCNSRYNKEGFLLPRQGNAHKSARRRAMTQVPQVVIPTGQPYVTNYQGGPRDQQGWMYTPVNQ